AACTGGAAGACAGAATGCTTACTGTTTGCGTAGTCGGATACTGCTGAATCTGCATCGGCGTCATCTTCTCCAGCAGCTTTCACCTCTGGCAATGGTGACATGAGTGCTACGACACCTAAGATTACAAATAAGCAGATTATAACCAAGAACGGTTTGTCAAGATCTTCCAAGCCAACACCTCCACTATTACTTGCAAAAAGAGCAATAAACAAAGGTGATACAGGCCATGCTAACTTGTTTATCATGCCCATAATAGAGATTCTTTTTGCTGCACTCTCCGTTGGTCCAAGGATTGTTACATAAGGATTTATGGCAGCTTGTAGGAACGTATTAGCTGTTCCACAAAGGAAAGATGCCAATAAAAAGATAATGAAACTCCTTTCAGCTGCAGAGAGAATAAACACTCCGAAGGCTATAGCAAACATGGCAAAAGCTGCAGCCATCGTACGCTTATATCCAATTTTACTTATCAATAAGCCTGCTGGATAACCAAAGATAAGGAATGGTAAGAACGTAGCACCTATAAGCATATATGCTTCTGTGGACGAAACGCTTAGCGAAACCTTCAATACTGGTACTAATAAGGAATTGATTCCCAATGCAAAGCCACAAGTAAAGAACATGAAAGCAAGGAAAAGCATTGGTGTAATGAAGTTGTTTTTACCTTTCACGTGTAAACTTTTTTAGTTAAAAAAATAATTGAAGTCATCTAGACTTTTAAAATCTCTACAAATTGAGAGGAGTTTATTATCTTTGCACTATAAAAACCAAGATAAACACTCCTCTCATGTACGAAGTACTGGACAAAGATACAATAAAATCTGAGATCTTGCCATTTTTATCGGTGGCAAAACGCGGTTATGTGACAAAAAGTGACCTGGTGGAGGTCATTCAGTGCATTCTCTACAAGTTGAAAACGGGCTGTCAGTGGCACATGCTTCCCGTTTCAGCCATCTTCACGGGGAGGGTTTTGAGCTACAAGAGTGTGTATGCCCATTTCCGCAAGTGGTCGAGGAACGGCGAATGGAAAAAGGTTTGGGGCATGATATTGAGCCGTCACAGGTCTTTCTTGGACATGTCCAGTGTGGATTTGGACGGCAGCCACACCACCACGCTTCGCGGTGGGGAGTGCTGTGGATACCAAGGACGCAAGAAAAGAACGACCACCAATGCCATCTATGTCACAGACCGGCAAGGCATACCGCTTGCCATGTCCACACCTGTTTCGGGTTCTCACAACGACCTTCACAACATCTCCCTGGTTCTTCAGGATTTGTTCGCAGGGATTAAGGATTCAGGCTTGTCCGTATCGGGGCTCTTTCTCAATGCAGATGCCGGCTTTGACTCTGCACTATTCAGGCGAGGTTGCCATCAGCAGGAGGTGTTCCCAAACGTCGCCTTCAATAAGCGGAGAGGGATGCGGAGAGATGACGAGTTATTTGATGAGCTGCTTTACAAGGAGAGATACAGCATTGAAAGGACCAATGTGTGGATGGACTCATACAGGAGCGTGCTCAACAGGTTCGATACCACACAAACCAGTTGGGAGGGATGGAACTATATCGCATTTTACTGATTTTTCTAAAAAAGACAAGAAAGAGGGAAAAGTCTAGATGACTTCATTGCGAATTATGGGAAAATAAGCGTTTCATGGACTGGCAATGGAGCATCAGATTCGCGTCGTCGCCTGAGAGATTGGCTTGATCCAAAAGGCACTAATTCTCAAACATTAGATGGAATAGAGGCTTTTTCTATTTCTATCTCCGGACCCGCCGTTGTCTGCAATCAGGGGATGTATACCATTCAAAATCTACCTTCAGGAACTTCTGTACGTGTACAATGGGGAGCAAGCAACAATAATCTGCAATTAGTCTCCGGGCAAGGGACAAGAACAGCCGTATTTTCAAAAAGGAGCAAGGGACAATGTGCAATTAGAGCCCAAGTAATCATCAATGGAAATACGATTAATACAGAAAAAACAGGTATTTGGGTTGGAGAGCCGGATATTTGGGGTATTGATGGATATGAATCGTTGCCTGCTCCAGGGGCTGAATATTATAGAGCGCATGTTTCCGGTAATACAAGTTGTATTTGGGAGTGTAATGACAAAACGTGGTGTGAAATAACCCCTTTCCAAACAAGTGCAGTATTTGATTTTAAGAGAGCGGGCACTTATATCATATCCGCAACCGGTGTGAATGATTGCGGGCGTTCAAATACGGTGTACTATACTGTAAGAGTATATAATCGCCGCACATTCTCTCTTTTCCCCAACCCCGCTACGGATGTAGTGACACTCAAACTGACAGAATCGGACGATGGCATTTTGTCTTCCCAAGGTCAAGGCTCTTTGGCTACAAGGGGCGTTACGAATACGTATGAGATTCAGCTTTGGAATGGGCTGACGATGTTGCGATCGTTCAAGACGAATCAGCTGACCTTCCAAATCCCGATCGCGGGACTTCCGGCAGGGCTGTATTTCGTGCGTGTGATCAAAGACGGACAGACCTATACCGAGAAGTTGATCAAGAATTAGCCTCGAAGGCTCGCTGTGTAAAAGTAGCATGCTAGCGAACTGTTATCGGGCAGGCCGAAGGGATGAAAGTCCCTCGGGTCTGCCCGATTTTCGTATGGACGAATGGCAACGCCCCCTTCACTTCCCTTTCATCGCCCCCCTTAGCTTCGGGTCGGCTTTGATGCGGGCGTCCCATTTCGGGGCGCGCGGATGTTTTCTTGGGGGCGATTCATGGGGTTAGTTTTTCGTATGGGATTAGGTGGCGACTTTGGAGCCGAACCGCCGCAGAGTGAAGGCTCCGGGGGCAAGGCGTTTTGTGGCACAAAACGGTTTTTGTGGCACAAAAACACACCTTGCCGGGCCCCAGAATAGGAGGTGCCGGTACCCTGAACACTTGCACTCAATACATGCAAGTGTTCGGGAGGGCATTGCACGCTAAGCGTACATGTGTTCAGAGCTTCCGCCATTGTTCGATGCTGTCCTTGTACCCGTCGAGATGCTCCCGAAGCACGCGCTCGACATAGCCCGAGATGCTGGCGCCTCGCAGACCAATTCGGCGGACAACGAAGTCTAATCTCTGCTGGGTCTCGTCAGAGACGTAGACCGCCTTGCGGTGGCTGATGCGCGCGGGTTGGAGATATGTCTCTCGGAACGTCGCCAAATCCTCCTTGTGGCTCTTGGCCTTTCGATGGACCGGAGCGGGTGGAGCGGCTGAGATGACTTCTTCCTTAGGCTCATCCGCCGGAGGAGGATCAAGCGGGCTTCTTTCCAGCTCGATCTCTGCGGGCGGATCAAAGAAAGGCGACTCTTCTACCGTGCGACGTTTGACGCCATAGTCGCTCAGTTCTTTCAGTTTGGCGGTCAAGATGGCCTGCTGTTGTTCTGCTGTCATCTTACCGCCTACGGGCGGATCAAAGAAGGGCGATTCTTCCGCCTTGGCCTCCGCCTCCACTTCCGCCTTGCGCTTGGTTTCGGCATTGCCACCCATGCCGCCCATCGCTTCCTGTTTAGCGGCTAATCTGGCGCGCCGTAGTTCTTCTATCGTCATACCGAAGGCTTTTGAATGGGGTTATAATGTCGGTCGAGCATCGCTTGCAGGTCGCTCTGTTTGTAGAGGATCTTGCCGCCGATTTTGTAGAAGGCCAAAAGGCTGCAGCTGCGGTACTCCTGCAGAGTGCGGGTGCTGAGCTTGAGCCGCTCGCAGACCTCCTCGCCGGTGAGATAAACCTCCCCAGCGAGCGTAGGGCGGGCCGAGGCGCAGTAGCGCTCCAGCTTCTTCAATACGCCCTCCATGAGCTGGACAAACAGCTGCATTTGAGGGCTTTCTTCCGTAATGATTGCATGTTCTTCCATAGTTCATTCAGCTTTTGAGTTCAGTAATTCAGCGATGTCGCCGGCTTTGTAATAACACTTATGCCCGACCATGGAGAAGGGGATTTTACCCGTATCTCTCAAGGTCTGCAGGGTGCGAGGGCTGATGCTCAGCCCGCGGCACACGGCGTCGTTGTCGAGCCATTCGTCGGCCTCGGGCGGGTTGCCAATGAGCCGCTCGATGCGGTGGATAAAGTCGGCAAAGGCGGAGCGATGTCGCTCCCAAGCCTTACCGTCTACAAGGATGATTTGCATGGTGTTTCTATAAGTATGAGGTTGCGTAATTGGATTGAAGCAAGCCAGTGCGACTGCCCGCGCTTGCTGTTTCTTTTGGCAGCAAAAGTCGGCGAAAGGACTCGCTGCGCCATGGATTGATGGAACACTGAGGATAAGAAGGGAAAACGCTGGAAACAGGTGGGCTTAATCGTGAGAAATTCTCCGGCAGGCGGCCTGCCAACATCGCTGGAGTGTTCGATGACTCTGGCAGGCGGCCTGCCAACATCACCTGAGTGTTCGATAGCCCTGGCAGGCGGCCTGCCAACATCACCAGAGTGTCCGATAGTCCTGGCAGGCGGCCTGCCAACGTCACCGGAGTGTCCGATAGTCCCGGCAGGCGGCCTGCCAACGTCACCGGAGTGTCGGACCACTTTGGCAGGCCGCCTGCCAGAGTCATTCTTGATCGTGCGTCCTCTTTCTCGGCGGACAAATCCGCAGGGCACGGCGTAGCCTCTGCGTCTGCTCGCTGCCCATCAGCGGACGCATCTCTCGGGCGATCTTCTGCTTGCTCACCTTGGCATATAGCTCGGTGGTGGAGATAAAACGATGCCCCAACATCCGACTCACGGTCTCGATGGGCAGGCCGTTTTCTAAGCAGATGGTGGTTGCGAAAGTGTGCCGCGCGGTGTGCGAACTGGCCTCGGTATGCGGCGAGCAACCGGCCTTGACGAGCAGCTCGCGGATCTTGTGATTGAAATGGCTGTTCACGGGAAACTCCCGAAACCATAGTCCCTCAGTACGCCCCTGCCCCACGTAGGCGAGTATCTCTTCGGCGATGGGAAGCAAGGGCACGATGCTGCCGTTCTGCGTCTTGGTACGGCAGATGGAGAGGTATCGGCGCCCGTCGCCGAGCGTGTAGACGTCTTCCATGCGGAGCTTCTTGAGGTCGGAGAAGGCCAAGCCGGTGAAGCAGCCCAAGAGGAAGATCAGCCGGACGTGGTTGTCCACGGAGCGATGCGGGCGATAAGCCAAGAGCCGTTGCAGGTCTTCGGCACTGAGGGCGTTGCGTTCGTAGGCCGGTGTCTCGATGTCGATCAGGTCAAACGGATCTTCCCGAAGCCCCGCCTCTAACATCGCCCGCCGGAAGGCTTGGCGCAGACGCCTCAGGTAGACGGCCACCGAACTCATCTTATAGCCCAAGTCGCGCAGCATGTAGAGGCGATAGGCTTCTATCAGCGCCTTGTCCACCTCGTGGGGCAAACAGCGCTGCAGCCCGCGCGTGTCAAGGAAGCGGACGAAGCTCTTGTAGCTGTCTCTGTAGCCTCTAGTCGAAGACGGACTGAGCGTCTTGCCTTTCTGCGCCTCTTTCTCTCGGCAAAGGGCTAAGTAGATGTCGGCGAACGTCTGCCGCGGCTTGTCCTGAAGCAGGTATTGCTCCTTAAGGTACTCGGCCGTGATGTATTGCTCTTCGCGGAGTGTGCGCTCATAGAGTGCGTTCAATCGTTGCTCG
The sequence above is drawn from the Tannerella serpentiformis genome and encodes:
- a CDS encoding MFS transporter codes for the protein MKGKNNFITPMLFLAFMFFTCGFALGINSLLVPVLKVSLSVSSTEAYMLIGATFLPFLIFGYPAGLLISKIGYKRTMAAAFAMFAIAFGVFILSAAERSFIIFLLASFLCGTANTFLQAAINPYVTILGPTESAAKRISIMGMINKLAWPVSPLFIALFASNSGGVGLEDLDKPFLVIICLFVILGVVALMSPLPEVKAAGEDDADADSAVSDYANSKHSVFQFPHLVLGAIAIFFYVGSETIVLGTLIDYASELGLPHPHTYSWITPISISIGYIAGIILIPKYLSQTKALQICSFVALFGTLLVLLLPGVYSIYAVGIMALGCSLMWPAFWPLALMDLGKYTKEGSSLMTMGLIGGAAITVLFGLIKDVSNIQYAYGICFVSFSYILFYAFKGYKLR
- a CDS encoding helix-turn-helix domain-containing protein — protein: MEEHAIITEESPQMQLFVQLMEGVLKKLERYCASARPTLAGEVYLTGEEVCERLKLSTRTLQEYRSCSLLAFYKIGGKILYKQSDLQAMLDRHYNPIQKPSV
- a CDS encoding helix-turn-helix domain-containing protein, which encodes MQIILVDGKAWERHRSAFADFIHRIERLIGNPPEADEWLDNDAVCRGLSISPRTLQTLRDTGKIPFSMVGHKCYYKAGDIAELLNSKAE
- a CDS encoding DUF3408 domain-containing protein, with the protein product MTIEELRRARLAAKQEAMGGMGGNAETKRKAEVEAEAKAEESPFFDPPVGGKMTAEQQQAILTAKLKELSDYGVKRRTVEESPFFDPPAEIELERSPLDPPPADEPKEEVISAAPPAPVHRKAKSHKEDLATFRETYLQPARISHRKAVYVSDETQQRLDFVVRRIGLRGASISGYVERVLREHLDGYKDSIEQWRKL
- a CDS encoding site-specific integrase, whose product is MKSTFSILFYIDRSKPSGEGLCLVRCRISCNGRTASFSTRQQTSPDDWLAKKGRVGPTSAVAHGVNHALSAIEQRLNALYERTLREEQYITAEYLKEQYLLQDKPRQTFADIYLALCREKEAQKGKTLSPSSTRGYRDSYKSFVRFLDTRGLQRCLPHEVDKALIEAYRLYMLRDLGYKMSSVAVYLRRLRQAFRRAMLEAGLREDPFDLIDIETPAYERNALSAEDLQRLLAYRPHRSVDNHVRLIFLLGCFTGLAFSDLKKLRMEDVYTLGDGRRYLSICRTKTQNGSIVPLLPIAEEILAYVGQGRTEGLWFREFPVNSHFNHKIRELLVKAGCSPHTEASSHTARHTFATTICLENGLPIETVSRMLGHRFISTTELYAKVSKQKIAREMRPLMGSEQTQRLRRALRICPPRKRTHDQE
- a CDS encoding T9SS type A sorting domain-containing protein, whose product is MYTIQNLPSGTSVRVQWGASNNNLQLVSGQGTRTAVFSKRSKGQCAIRAQVIINGNTINTEKTGIWVGEPDIWGIDGYESLPAPGAEYYRAHVSGNTSCIWECNDKTWCEITPFQTSAVFDFKRAGTYIISATGVNDCGRSNTVYYTVRVYNRRTFSLFPNPATDVVTLKLTESDDGILSSQGQGSLATRGVTNTYEIQLWNGLTMLRSFKTNQLTFQIPIAGLPAGLYFVRVIKDGQTYTEKLIKN